The proteins below are encoded in one region of Polypterus senegalus isolate Bchr_013 chromosome 2, ASM1683550v1, whole genome shotgun sequence:
- the LOC120524664 gene encoding E3 ubiquitin-protein ligase MYCBP2-like — MLGTGFDEEAAILGAGREFALMKTANGKIYYTGKYQSLGIKQGGPSAGKWVELPITKSPKIVQFSVGHDGSHSLLVAEDGSVFFTGSASKGEDGESTKSRRQPKPYKPKKIIKMEGKIAVYTACNNGSSSIVTKDGELYMFGKDAVYSDSSCKVTDLKGHFVTHVAMGKAHTCILTKDGELWTFGVNNKGQCGRDTGSMNQAGKG; from the exons ATGCTAGGTACTGGGTTTGATGAGGAGGCTGCAATCTTGGGAGCTGGGAGAGAATTTGCACTCATGAAAACTGCCAATGGAAAG ATCTACTATACTGGCAAATATCAGAGCCTGGGAATCAAACAGGGTGGTCCCTCTGCAGGGAAATGGGTTGAACTGCCCATTACCAAATCTCCAAAAATTGTTCAGTTTTCTGTTGGTCATGATGGTTCACATTCTTTGCTAGTAGCGGAGGATGGAAGTGTCTTCTTTACTGGCTCTGCAAGCAAGGGGGAAGATGGTGAATCAA CCAAGAGCCGAAGGCAACCAAAGCCTTACAAAcccaagaaaattattaaaatggaaGGCAAAATTGCAGTTTACACTGCATGTAACAATGGAAGCAGCAGCATTGTAACAAAGGATGGAGAGCTTTACATGTTCGGAAAAGATGCTGTTTACAGTGATAGCTCTT GCAAGGTTACAGATCTGAAAGGACACTTTGTTACTCATGTAGCAATGGGAAAAGCTCATACATGCATCCTCACCAAAGATGGAGAGTTGTGGACATTTGGTGTTAACAATAAAGGACAGTGTGGTCGAGATACAGGATCTATGAACCAGGCAGGAAAAGGTTAG